A stretch of Megalobrama amblycephala isolate DHTTF-2021 linkage group LG14, ASM1881202v1, whole genome shotgun sequence DNA encodes these proteins:
- the LOC125244575 gene encoding uncharacterized protein LOC125244575 gives MASVSDVSLPLCAGEDTFELHAVQLELEAMERQIRTLLEKQAKLRERQTALETSSCADAHQSSVSLQCDINTPASSTPCVSLHRARAPRTSSSQPSFTPVPSHQGPWVLQQRKTRARPRTRTSPPPPPPVFGVSTRNRFSPLREAEHDAMVLENSIVLHVHATKTKGKERSHRFPGARVLDVATQVPAILNGAENMGAVVLHAGVNDTRLRQTEVLKQDFRSQIETVKATSPATKIIMSGPLPTYRRGHERLFRADGLHPRRIGGDLLSENISKTLCTA, from the exons ATGGCGAGTGTATCGGATGTTTCTCTACCTTTGTGTGCAGGTGAGGACACGTTCGAGCTTCATGCAGTGCAGTTGGAACTGGAGGCCATGGAACGACAGATTCGGACCCTTCTCGAGAAGCAGGCCAAGCTACGAGAGCGGCAAACAGCGCTGGAAACATCATCCTGTGCTGATGCTCACCAATCCTCGGTAAGTTTGCAGTGCGATATTAACACTCCTGCTTCCTCTACGCCGTGTGTTTCTCTGCACAGGGCCCGAGCACCCAGAACAAGTTCATCCCAGCCCTCGTTCACTCCGGTGCCGTCACACCAGGGACCTTGGGTTCTTCAGCAGCGGAAGACGCGAGCCAGGCCTCGGACCAGGACCTCTCCTCCTCCGCCGCCCCCGGTCTTTGGGGTCTCGACAAGGAACCGCTTCTCCCCTCTTCGCGAGGCAGAACACGACGCCATGGTCCTTGAAAACTCCATCGTCCTCCACGTCCACGCTACCAAAACCAAAGGTAAAGAGCGCAGTCACCGTTTTCCTGGTGCTCGTGTTCTCGATGTCGCTACACAGGTTCCCGCAATCCTGAATGGCGCTGAGAACATGGGAGCGGTTGTTCTGCATGCGGGGGTGAATGACACCAGACTGCGGCAGACGGAGGTGCTGAAGCAGGACTTCAGGAGCCAGATCGAGACGGTAAAAGCTACATCGCCCGCGACGAAGATCATCATGTCCGGACCGCTTCCGACGTACCGACGAGGACATGAAAG GCTCTTCCGTGCTGATGGCCTGCACCCCAGAAGAATCGGAGGTGATCTTCTGTCAGAGAACATCTCCAAGACGCTTTGCACCGCATGA